The genomic DNA AGCGGGACACCATCATGACGACGTCATCAACAGTCGATCGGGCCGAATCACTGAAGCGTAACGAGGTTGGGCATGGACATCATCTTCATCAGCGAACATAAATTCGAAACCCTGATCGGCATCTACGAATGGGAGCGCACAGTCCCGCAAACTATCCAACTCGATCTCGAAATCGCCGTTCCCGGCGGCCGATTCGCAGCGAGTGACGAAATCGGCGACACCATCGATTACGGCGCCGTCACACGTCGCATCGAAGAATCGTTACGGCAGCGGCATTTCCCGTTGCTGGAAGGAATGGCGGAACATGTCGCGAGTCTCGTCATCGACGAATTCAAGGCGCCGTGGGTGCGTGTGACTATCGCGAAACTGGGCATTATACGCGGCGTCAAAAAGGTCGGCGTCAGACTCGAACGCGGCCGGAAAATATAGCTGGAGTCGTTTCTGGAATACCTAGAATCGGATGCCTGGAGCCTGAAATCAGCCGCGCGGATGATGTTCCGCGTGCAGTTGCTTCAGCCGTTCGCGTGCGACATGGGTGTAAATCTGCGTCGTTGAAATGTCCGCATGCCCGAGCAGCAATTGGACAACGCGCAGGTCAGCGCCGTGATTGATCAGATGCGTGGCAAACGCGTGGCGCAGCGTATGCGGCGAAACCGAATGCAGACCGGAAAGTCGAGCGTACCGTTTGACCGCATACCAGAATGCCTGTCGCGTCATCGCCCCGCCGCGATTGGTCACGAACAAGGCATTATTCAATCTGCCACTGGACAAGCCGGGGCGGGCATCGATCAGATAGCGCCGAATCCATGAATGCGCCTCCGCGCCAAGCGGCACGAGGCGCTCCTTGCCGCCTTTTCCCGTCACGCGGACGATGCCCATGTCGAGCGCTACCTGGCCATGCGTCAACCCGATCAGCTCGGAGACGCGCAAGCCGGTCGCGTAGAGAGTCTCGAGCATGGCTCTGTCGCGAAGGCCGAGGGCGACGCCACAGTCAGGGGCGGCCAGCAGCCGCTCGACATCAGCTTCGGTAAGGCTTTTCGGCAGCGAGCGCGGTAACCTGGGCGCTACCACGCGCAGGCTTGGGTCGACATCGATTTTGCCGGCGCGCAATAGAAACTGGAAAAAACGTTTCGAACTGGAAAGCAGACGCCGCGTACTGCTCGGCTTGGCGCGCTGGTCGAATCGGGAAGCAATATAGGCGAGGAGATCGCTGTGCTCGGCCTCAATCAATGTTTTATGGCGCGCGTTCAGCCATGCTGCGAGCTGCCTGAGGTCGCGCCGGTAACTTTGCAGAGTGTTGCGCGACAAGCCGTCTTCCATCCACAAACCATCGCAGAATTCGTCGAGCAGGCGCTCGTCGCGCGGGTCTTCCCTGTTTGCCATGGGCACGGATATTCGATCGTTCCGGCTAAGCTGCGTCACCCCAGGGTGTGTTACTGCCCGGCGGCTTTCGAGGAAGATAACGCATCGGTTGGCCGCCGATACTGGGCGCGAAAGCTATCCAGAAGCTTGTTCTTGATGGCGACATCGCCGGGCGCTAGTTTCGCCGCCTGCCTGAGCGCATCGACCGCGCGCGGATAGTCCGCGAGATGGTCATAGCCGATGCCAAGGCAATGCCATCCTTGCGGATATTTGGGTTCGGCAAGGGTCCACTCGCGGCAGTGTTTGACCAGCCCTTTCCAGTCGCGCTTACCGCTCAGACGCTGCGCTTCGCGAACGAACTGTTCGGTCTGCGTCAAGGCGGCTTTCGTCTGGCTTCGCGGCTTGTCCGCAATAACAGCCGGCGCCGGGGGAGGCGCAACCTGATCGGAAAATTTTTCGATGAGCGGCTCGACGATATTGACGCTGACGACGCTGCCCACCTCATGAGCGGTCCGTTGCAAATGCTGCGTCGTGCTCAACAGCGGATTCATCCAGGTCATTCCATACAACCACAGCAGCAGCAGGGCGACGATGCCCGCTGCCGGTCCGTAGGTAAAGCCAAGTTCACCGTGAGTGACCAGGCAGTCGCCATCGAAATCCCATGACGTTTCTTTCATTCTGAGCAGGTACAGGCGCGCCTTGTCCGTTGCCACCAGATTCATCACCGGTATTCCGCACGCCGTCCCGCGCATCCATACGCGGAAGCAGCGTTTGACGACTTCCCATGGTCGTGCGCCCGGGCCTTCGCGCAAGGACGGATCACTCGCGCTGAAGCGCAAGTGCACATTGGTCAGCCATTTGCCCGGCGTAGCGCGAAAAGCATTCAAAAGCAGGATCTCGATCAACATCCACGACGCCGGGATCGCCATCACCGCGATCAGCGGGCTGGTCAGGAACAAGCGCACATCGGGCGCAATCAATCCGTGGTCTGCTGCGACGCGTAACAATGCGTCGGCCACGAGGCCCCAGAGGCCGTAATCGATAAGGCGCGCCGTGAGCCTTCGCCATGGCTTTTCGCCGCTGACAGGTTCTGCGACACGCTGGAATTTCGCGACCACCGGTTTCATCCAGCTGGTTGGGCTGATTGTCAGTGGCCTATCGGCACCGGGCTCGAGCGATGCTGTGGAGCGTGGCTGGTCCGCCGTTTGCGGTCTTGCAAGGCCGCGCTGCGTCTTGGCACCGGGCTTGTCGCCGTCGGCGCCGGGCCGTGCAAACGGGGCGAGATCGACCTTCGGCTGCGCTATCGTTGTCGGCGCCCGCGGCGAAAGCGTCTCAGTGCTTGAACCAGTAGTACTCTCGGTGGCGGAGCGTGTGCGCAGATTGTATTCGGCGAGACGCGCATCGTATTCGGCGCGTTTGTCGGCGCTGGTCAGGATGCTGCAGGCTTGATTGATGAAGCGCAGCGTTTCTTCGGCATCCCCCTGCAAATTACCGCGATGGTAATCCCTGACAAGTGCGCGCAGGGCCGCCTTGATTTCCGCTGGCGACGCGGTTTCATTGATAGCTAGCGTTTGATATAAAGAGGTTTGCAAAGAGTTTTTCGCTGGGTTTCGCTGGGTTCGGGCGCGGTGACCGGCGTTATGTTGGGCAAGAATGACGGTGGGTTCAATAGACAGCCGACGTACGGCTGGTGGGAGGCGGCGCGCGGACACGTTAGCGCCGAAGGCGCTGG from Burkholderiales bacterium includes the following:
- a CDS encoding dihydroneopterin aldolase — encoded protein: MDIIFISEHKFETLIGIYEWERTVPQTIQLDLEIAVPGGRFAASDEIGDTIDYGAVTRRIEESLRQRHFPLLEGMAEHVASLVIDEFKAPWVRVTIAKLGIIRGVKKVGVRLERGRKI
- the xerD gene encoding site-specific tyrosine recombinase XerD, encoding MANREDPRDERLLDEFCDGLWMEDGLSRNTLQSYRRDLRQLAAWLNARHKTLIEAEHSDLLAYIASRFDQRAKPSSTRRLLSSSKRFFQFLLRAGKIDVDPSLRVVAPRLPRSLPKSLTEADVERLLAAPDCGVALGLRDRAMLETLYATGLRVSELIGLTHGQVALDMGIVRVTGKGGKERLVPLGAEAHSWIRRYLIDARPGLSSGRLNNALFVTNRGGAMTRQAFWYAVKRYARLSGLHSVSPHTLRHAFATHLINHGADLRVVQLLLGHADISTTQIYTHVARERLKQLHAEHHPRG
- a CDS encoding DnaJ domain-containing protein, giving the protein MQTSLYQTLAINETASPAEIKAALRALVRDYHRGNLQGDAEETLRFINQACSILTSADKRAEYDARLAEYNLRTRSATESTTGSSTETLSPRAPTTIAQPKVDLAPFARPGADGDKPGAKTQRGLARPQTADQPRSTASLEPGADRPLTISPTSWMKPVVAKFQRVAEPVSGEKPWRRLTARLIDYGLWGLVADALLRVAADHGLIAPDVRLFLTSPLIAVMAIPASWMLIEILLLNAFRATPGKWLTNVHLRFSASDPSLREGPGARPWEVVKRCFRVWMRGTACGIPVMNLVATDKARLYLLRMKETSWDFDGDCLVTHGELGFTYGPAAGIVALLLLWLYGMTWMNPLLSTTQHLQRTAHEVGSVVSVNIVEPLIEKFSDQVAPPPAPAVIADKPRSQTKAALTQTEQFVREAQRLSGKRDWKGLVKHCREWTLAEPKYPQGWHCLGIGYDHLADYPRAVDALRQAAKLAPGDVAIKNKLLDSFRAQYRRPTDALSSSKAAGQ